The following coding sequences are from one Gossypium hirsutum isolate 1008001.06 chromosome A12, Gossypium_hirsutum_v2.1, whole genome shotgun sequence window:
- the LOC107932610 gene encoding protein ULTRAPETALA 1 isoform X1 has translation MENGIDKESGSMLFSEEELIEVSGLKKGGDFVEVTCGCTSHRYGDAVGKLRVFSNGHLEITCECTPGCNEDKLTPAAFEKHSGRETARKWKNNVWLIVKGEKVPLSKTAFLKYYNQASKNGNGIHKAHGGRVCHRDEFVRCNRCKKERRFRLRTKEECRIHHDALADVNWKCSDILYDRITCDDDEERASRRVYRGCFRSPTCKGCTSCVCFGCEICRFTDCSCQTCIDFIRNAEA, from the exons ATGGAGAATGGGATTGACAAAGAAAGTGGGTCAATGTTGTTTAGTGAAGAGGAGTTGATAGAGGTAAGTGGACTGAAGAAAGGAGGGGATTTTGTAGAAGTGACATGCGGGTGTACTAGCCATAGGTATGGTGACGCTGTTGGCAAGCTTAGGGTTTTCTCTAATGGCCACCTGGAAATCACATGTGAATGCACCCCTGGTTGCAATGAAG ACAAGTTGACTCCTGCTGCATTTGAGAAGCATTCTGGAAGAGAGACAGCTAGGAAATGGAAAAATAATGTTTGGCTTATAGTTAAAGGGGAGAAAGTTCCACTATCAAAGACTGCATTTCTAAAATACTACAATCAAGCATCGAAAAATGGCAATGGTATTCACAAAGCGCATGGTGGAAGAGTTTGTCATCGTGATGAGTTTGTTCGCTGTAACAGGTGTAAGAAGGAGAGAAGATTTCGATTGCGGACAAAAGAGGAATGTAGGATTCACCATGATGCTTTAGCAGATGTGAACTGGAAATGTTCTGATATTCTATATGACAG AATAACATGTGATGATGATGAAGAGAGAGCAAGTCGCAGGGTATACAGGGGTTGCTTCCGTTCTCCAACATGCAAGGGTTGCACTTCCTGTGTGTGTTTTGGGTGTGAAATCTGTCGGTTCACTGATTGCAGTTGCCAAACTTGCATTGACTTCATTAGGAATGCCGAAGCTTGA
- the LOC107932610 gene encoding protein ULTRAPETALA 1 isoform X2, giving the protein MENGIDKESGSMLFSEEELIEVSGLKKGGDFVEVTCGCTSHRYGDAVGKLRVFSNGHLEITCECTPGCNEDKLTPAAFEKHSGRETARKWKNNVWLIVKGEKVPLSKTAFLKYYNQASKNGNGIHKAHGGRVCHRDEFVRCNRCKKERRFRLRTKEECRIHHDALADVNWKCSDILYDRHFRRCSSIYDYLGGMDMNMFFDIPEYVSD; this is encoded by the exons ATGGAGAATGGGATTGACAAAGAAAGTGGGTCAATGTTGTTTAGTGAAGAGGAGTTGATAGAGGTAAGTGGACTGAAGAAAGGAGGGGATTTTGTAGAAGTGACATGCGGGTGTACTAGCCATAGGTATGGTGACGCTGTTGGCAAGCTTAGGGTTTTCTCTAATGGCCACCTGGAAATCACATGTGAATGCACCCCTGGTTGCAATGAAG ACAAGTTGACTCCTGCTGCATTTGAGAAGCATTCTGGAAGAGAGACAGCTAGGAAATGGAAAAATAATGTTTGGCTTATAGTTAAAGGGGAGAAAGTTCCACTATCAAAGACTGCATTTCTAAAATACTACAATCAAGCATCGAAAAATGGCAATGGTATTCACAAAGCGCATGGTGGAAGAGTTTGTCATCGTGATGAGTTTGTTCGCTGTAACAGGTGTAAGAAGGAGAGAAGATTTCGATTGCGGACAAAAGAGGAATGTAGGATTCACCATGATGCTTTAGCAGATGTGAACTGGAAATGTTCTGATATTCTATATGACAG GCATTTCAGGCGCTGTAGCTCAATATATGACTACCTAGGAGGCATGGACATGAACATGTTTTTTGACATACCAGAATATGTATCAGACTGA
- the LOC107932607 gene encoding putative cell wall protein, which produces MACKISSLLSHVFILSILFVIAGQAIAARDISKNDDQMKQPEYLKHDRSVLIPGLGRVLLPPVFKHHNPHTIGTGTHTGSSGGHVGSTIGRNRQIPGGDDTFVPNPGFEVPIPAGRGAGIAGTNPRP; this is translated from the coding sequence ATGGCTTGCAAAATTAGTTCCTTGCTTTCTCACGTTTTCATCCTCAGCATTCTGTTTGTTATTGCTGGGCAAGCCATTGCAGCACGTGACATCTCGAAGAATGATGATCAAATGAAACAGCCTGAATATCTAAAACATGACCGTAGTGTGCTCATTCCAGGCCTTGGACGAGTGTTGCTGCCACCAGTTTTCAAACATCACAATCCACACACTATCGGCACTGGCACCCACACCGGCAGCAGTGGCGGCCACGTTGGCAGCACAATTGGCCGAAATCGCCAGATTCCAGGTGGTGATGACACATTCGTTCCAAACCCTGGTTTTGAGGTGCCAATTCCAGCAGGTCGTGGTGCTGGCATTGCAGGAACAAACCCACGTCCTTGA